CCGAACGATGACCCTGATCTTTGCTGAAGACGTGACAGCGGAAGCCCTGAAAGAGGCCTTGTTTGAGCGGCGCACCGTCGCCGTTGGCGGCGGCACGCTCGTGGGTCGGGAGCTGTGGTTGCGTCCCTTGGTTGAAGGGATCATCCATTTCAGCGGCACTGAATGTACCTTGCCCGGCAAAAACACGCGCGTCTTGAAGGTCTACAATCAATCTGATATCGCATTAGAATTGGAATATGAAAGCAGCACGCCCGGCGTAGTCTTTCCGAAAACTTTGAGTCTTGCTCCGGGCAAGTCGCTTCCCTTATCCCTTCGCAGTGATGGTACAATTGAAGAAGGAACCAAAACGATAGAAGTGGTCTACAACGTTAAAAATGCTTTGGTTGCGCCCCAAACGCCCCTAGCTTTTAAACAGAGCTTTAAGATTAGGTTCATGCGCTGATAGCAAAAGGCTTTCTGCTTAGCTTTATTTCCCAAAAGACGAAGAGGATCTAAAATGCCCTACAGAGTGATAGTTATGTCTTTATTTGCCGCACTGCTTGTATTGTGCGGCTGTGCCACCTTAGAAGAATACACCGGACTAAGCCTCGGCGGCAGTTCCGGCGGTGGCGGCGGTGTCATTTCTAATTTGAATTTTGTGAGCACCGAAAAAGAGATTAAACTCGGACAAGAATTCTCCCAAGAAATTGAAAAAGAGGCGGTCCTCTTGAATAATCCCGCCATGTCACAGTATGTAAGCGAGGTGGGGCAGCGATTATCCGCCGTGGCGCCTCGCCAAGATGTTCCCTACAGTTTTAAGGTGATTGAAGCGCCGGAAACCATTAACGCCTTCGCCTTGCCCGGCGGGTACATGTATGTGTACACGGGCTTGATGAAGCTTTGTTCCAACGAAGCGGAGTTGGCAGCGGTCATGGCCCACGAAATCGGTCATGTGAGCGCGCGCCATCATGGTGAAATGATTACGCGTCAGACAGGCATGGAGGTGGTGTCGCAAATCGCCTTAGGCGAAAATCCGGGCGCCGCCGCTGCCCTGGCTAAGCAGCTCTTTACTACCGGTGTCAGCGCCCGATTCAGCCGGCAGCAGGAGCATGAAGCAGACAGTTTGGCAATGGACATCTTATATCGCGCCGGCTATCCCCCGGAAGCCA
The Candidatus Hydrogenedentota bacterium genome window above contains:
- a CDS encoding M48 family metalloprotease encodes the protein MSLFAALLVLCGCATLEEYTGLSLGGSSGGGGGVISNLNFVSTEKEIKLGQEFSQEIEKEAVLLNNPAMSQYVSEVGQRLSAVAPRQDVPYSFKVIEAPETINAFALPGGYMYVYTGLMKLCSNEAELAAVMAHEIGHVSARHHGEMITRQTGMEVVSQIALGENPGAAAALAKQLFTTGVSARFSRQQEHEADSLAMDILYRAGYPPEAMISFMNKLMDLDQKQGGNRSLALFATHPSPENRIALLQTLLQNYPDAERQNRPYYEDRYFESVLAVL